The Mucilaginibacter terrenus genome has a segment encoding these proteins:
- a CDS encoding aminotransferase class V-fold PLP-dependent enzyme, with amino-acid sequence MNANKLITLSVRTGFHLVLSALSLPPGSEVIVSNINIPDMYAIIAAHGLKAIPVPVRFDTLTVSTEDIQSVISKNTRVILLSHLFGALMDTTKIAALAKQRGLLLIEDCAQAFGGYYGDNVSNAAITMFSFGLIKTNTAVSGAVIQIRDPNLLQKVINLSNSLPCQSTSIFRKKLLKVLAIKLLTGKTLYSAFYKWCLKTNRDPDEVLSSATRGIPGTDVLGKISYRPCRANIILLKQRLNNFNLSNNFARTLKAREIVEGLALAAIAGGINTNNTYWVLPVKHNQPEKLIAYLRNNGFDATQKASSLIELEAATTTNHLQLNWLVYLPCYRSMSPKDCNRLNGLLLNFGLSGK; translated from the coding sequence TTGAATGCGAATAAACTAATTACGCTATCTGTACGTACAGGCTTTCACCTTGTATTAAGTGCGCTGTCGCTACCTCCCGGCTCAGAGGTCATTGTAAGTAATATCAACATTCCCGACATGTACGCCATTATAGCTGCACATGGTCTTAAAGCAATACCCGTACCTGTCCGTTTCGATACACTTACGGTAAGTACTGAGGATATACAATCGGTGATAAGCAAAAACACCAGAGTTATTTTGTTAAGCCATCTTTTTGGGGCGTTAATGGACACAACGAAAATTGCGGCTTTAGCAAAACAACGCGGGCTGTTGTTAATTGAAGATTGCGCGCAAGCATTCGGAGGCTACTACGGCGATAATGTAAGCAACGCCGCTATTACCATGTTCAGTTTTGGGTTGATTAAAACCAACACTGCGGTAAGCGGCGCGGTGATACAAATAAGAGACCCCAATTTGCTGCAAAAAGTAATAAACTTAAGCAACTCGCTTCCTTGCCAATCGACCTCAATATTCCGTAAAAAGCTTTTGAAGGTATTGGCTATAAAGCTGCTTACCGGAAAAACGTTGTATTCTGCATTTTACAAATGGTGCCTGAAAACTAATCGCGACCCCGATGAGGTGCTATCTTCCGCAACGCGGGGCATCCCGGGGACGGATGTGCTAGGTAAAATAAGTTATCGGCCCTGCCGCGCTAATATAATACTGTTAAAACAGCGATTGAATAATTTTAATTTGAGCAACAATTTTGCACGCACCCTTAAAGCCAGGGAAATTGTTGAAGGTTTAGCGTTGGCTGCAATCGCTGGTGGTATAAACACTAACAATACTTATTGGGTACTGCCGGTAAAGCACAACCAGCCTGAAAAATTAATAGCTTACTTAAGAAATAACGGTTTTGACGCTACTCAAAAAGCATCAAGTTTGATTGAGTTGGAAGCTGCTACAACAACAAATCATTTGCAGCTAAATTGGCTTGTTTACTTACCATGTTACAGGTCCATGTCTCCAAAAGACTGCAATCGGCTAAATGGCTTACTGTTAAATTTCGGATTAAGCGGCAAATAA
- a CDS encoding DUF4142 domain-containing protein, with product MKKLATAFLTLAAMFAAQFTNAQTNSAQPDTATVNFITQASTGSYKEIATGRLAQKKAQSGQVKAFGSRMVADHSLANNLLMRIVKAKGYQVPAPPSADAVKDPMLDNASGAAFDKAYAAMMVVDHQKTIALFQHAANTLPDAKVKAFAKAQLPVLKKHLTMIQQINNKVNGAK from the coding sequence ATGAAAAAGTTAGCAACAGCGTTTTTAACACTGGCAGCCATGTTCGCGGCACAGTTCACCAACGCACAAACCAATTCTGCCCAGCCGGACACAGCTACCGTAAATTTTATTACACAGGCCAGTACAGGCAGTTATAAAGAAATAGCTACAGGACGCCTTGCTCAAAAGAAAGCACAAAGCGGACAGGTAAAAGCTTTTGGCTCCCGTATGGTAGCCGACCACTCGTTAGCCAATAATCTGCTTATGCGAATTGTAAAAGCAAAAGGCTACCAGGTACCTGCGCCACCATCAGCGGATGCGGTAAAAGATCCTATGCTCGACAATGCCAGTGGTGCAGCGTTTGATAAAGCATACGCGGCCATGATGGTAGTTGACCACCAAAAAACGATAGCGTTGTTTCAGCACGCTGCTAACACGTTGCCCGACGCGAAGGTTAAAGCTTTTGCCAAAGCACAGCTGCCAGTGTTAAAGAAACACCTTACCATGATACAGCAAATTAACAATAAGGTGAACGGCGCTAAGTAA
- a CDS encoding MBOAT family protein, translating to METITHVSCFAVINLLVILVGYSLIRAKAILLNWTILISTIAVVSYLFIQEGAILRMLAIIATTFTGMKVIAVTEGYRNKNLTLTFKQWCVYAIGWVGMRAEPFETLGAKPLPCARSMINTGISRVVAGAALILLARYVEHRYHSDEFTYLAVTALLLVGFSLVLHFGFLAISAGMWRFSGVNTYLLFRHPARALSLTELWSKRWNIAFSEMTSVAVFRPLRKRMGPAAALLIAFVFSGLLHELALSVPVNAGYGLPTLYFLLQGLLVLVEKLLMSKNIFFLKNNLVGRVWVFFWLVLPMPLLFHPAFIKGILWPMAGL from the coding sequence ATGGAAACAATTACACATGTTAGTTGCTTTGCGGTAATTAATTTGCTGGTGATATTGGTTGGCTACAGCCTTATACGTGCAAAGGCTATATTGCTAAATTGGACAATTCTTATAAGTACTATTGCTGTTGTAAGCTACCTGTTTATTCAGGAGGGTGCGATATTGCGTATGCTGGCCATTATTGCCACAACCTTTACGGGTATGAAGGTGATTGCAGTTACAGAGGGTTACCGCAACAAGAACCTTACACTTACTTTTAAACAGTGGTGTGTATACGCGATAGGATGGGTAGGCATGCGTGCCGAACCGTTTGAAACCTTAGGTGCAAAACCGCTCCCGTGCGCCAGATCAATGATTAACACAGGTATCAGCAGGGTAGTGGCTGGTGCCGCGCTTATCTTGTTAGCACGGTATGTAGAGCATCGGTATCATAGCGATGAGTTCACCTATTTAGCTGTCACGGCTTTGTTGTTGGTGGGCTTTAGTCTTGTGTTGCACTTTGGCTTTCTTGCTATAAGTGCCGGTATGTGGCGGTTCAGCGGGGTGAATACGTACCTGCTATTTCGGCACCCTGCCAGGGCGCTTAGCTTAACAGAACTTTGGAGCAAACGCTGGAACATAGCATTTAGTGAGATGACGTCTGTGGCTGTTTTCCGGCCGTTACGGAAAAGAATGGGTCCTGCGGCGGCATTGCTTATAGCTTTCGTTTTTTCTGGTTTACTGCACGAACTTGCATTGAGCGTGCCTGTGAATGCCGGCTACGGCTTGCCCACGTTATACTTCTTGCTACAGGGCTTGCTCGTCCTGGTAGAAAAGCTTCTTATGAGCAAGAATATCTTTTTCTTAAAAAACAATTTGGTTGGGCGTGTATGGGTGTTCTTCTGGCTGGTGTTACCTATGCCGTTGTTATTTCATCCTGCATTTATCAAAGGAATACTATGGCCGATGGCAGGCTTGTAG
- a CDS encoding CBS domain-containing protein, whose product MKNVQHILARKGSAVIAVPAATTVLDVLKLMAEKNIGSVVITDHDNQYLGLATERDYARKIILMGKHSDDTTVGEIMSINLPHITPKTSIDTCMLLMSENNIRYLPVFDDLQVLCGIVSINDVVYETIHSQKETIEQLHSYIHAT is encoded by the coding sequence ATGAAGAATGTACAACACATCCTTGCACGAAAAGGAAGTGCGGTTATTGCCGTTCCTGCTGCTACTACCGTATTAGACGTACTAAAGCTAATGGCCGAAAAGAACATCGGTTCGGTAGTAATAACTGATCATGACAATCAATACTTGGGCTTAGCGACAGAACGGGACTATGCCCGTAAGATCATCCTGATGGGTAAGCACTCTGATGATACAACAGTAGGTGAGATCATGAGCATTAACCTGCCGCACATTACGCCAAAAACATCAATAGACACATGTATGCTGCTCATGAGCGAAAATAACATTCGTTATTTGCCGGTATTTGATGATCTGCAGGTACTTTGTGGCATTGTCTCCATTAATGATGTGGTTTACGAAACCATTCACTCACAAAAAGAAACTATAGAGCAGCTGCATAGCTATATCCACGCTACTTAA
- a CDS encoding LLM class flavin-dependent oxidoreductase, with amino-acid sequence MSNTLSHIPYSVLDLATVVHGQTPADTFPNSLDLARNAEHWGYNRYWFAEHHNMMNVASSATSILIGYVAGGTKTIRVGSGGIMLPNHSPLVVAEQFGTLASLYPGRIDLGLGRAPGTDQLTALAIRGENFNAAFNFPKDVERLQNFFSADNADAKVRAIPGEGLDIPIWILGSSTDSARLAAAKGLPYAFASHFAPTYFLEAIDIYRENFVPSVHLEKPYMMACINVVAADTNQEAERLATSVQLFIKGVVTGKRQLLPPPIDSMDGAWNIYEQEAVEQMLSYAIFGGPQTVKDKMGALVEHTGIDEVMVTSHIFDHKAKLRSYEILAQAMRS; translated from the coding sequence ATGTCTAACACACTCTCTCATATACCTTACTCAGTACTCGATCTGGCAACTGTGGTACATGGCCAAACCCCTGCAGATACATTCCCTAACAGTCTTGACCTTGCACGCAACGCGGAACATTGGGGCTATAACCGCTATTGGTTTGCCGAACACCACAACATGATGAACGTGGCAAGTTCTGCTACCTCAATCCTTATTGGTTACGTAGCCGGTGGTACTAAAACTATCCGGGTTGGCTCCGGTGGTATTATGCTGCCTAACCATTCTCCGCTGGTTGTGGCAGAGCAGTTTGGTACGCTGGCATCGCTCTACCCGGGCAGGATAGATCTCGGCTTAGGCCGGGCACCGGGCACTGATCAGCTTACCGCATTAGCCATAAGGGGCGAAAACTTTAACGCAGCGTTTAACTTTCCAAAAGATGTAGAACGGTTGCAAAACTTCTTTTCGGCAGATAACGCAGACGCTAAGGTACGGGCCATACCAGGCGAAGGGTTGGATATCCCAATATGGATATTAGGCTCCAGCACAGATAGTGCACGCCTTGCTGCCGCCAAAGGCCTCCCCTACGCATTTGCAAGCCATTTTGCGCCAACTTACTTCTTGGAGGCCATTGATATTTACCGGGAGAACTTTGTACCCTCTGTCCACTTAGAAAAACCGTACATGATGGCTTGCATCAATGTTGTGGCTGCGGATACTAATCAAGAAGCCGAACGACTGGCAACATCTGTACAATTGTTTATAAAAGGCGTGGTAACAGGCAAACGACAGTTGCTACCACCACCTATTGACAGTATGGACGGTGCCTGGAACATTTACGAGCAGGAAGCTGTTGAGCAAATGTTGTCATACGCGATTTTTGGGGGGCCACAAACGGTTAAGGACAAGATGGGAGCATTAGTAGAACACACCGGTATTGATGAGGTAATGGTAACATCACATATCTTCGACCATAAAGCAAAACTGCGTTCTTACGAAATTTTGGCTCAAGCAATGCGTTCTTAA
- a CDS encoding tyrosine-type recombinase/integrase: protein MATPPYTPAHLVNSEKPVTERWYIVFWVWDALKQKKVRKRCYKVNLKKTKMERLAYAKTRIAGINKLLAEGYHSNPKLLREKKAALYADRTKDYSIYDAFKYILPVVKNSKRPATFNSYNSCTNLFLEFCELAGWTGWKLRTLEKVDIISFLDYVQAPKEGKAGVSNASRNKYLSYLAAMFTMLQERGALDKNVCHGIKFLKEETGGNIAYTPEQIEVLKAAINEQNPRLWLFVSFMLYGFIRPAEIGRLQVRMINLKTKEIKLPGTITKNGKPRTVTISPHFAEYISSMSLELYRPDHYVFGINLVTGAIPIQKNYANLSHSKIARKLGFGKEYTLYSWKHTGVVLHYKAGIDIKTLQKQIGHQSLHETDIYLKSLDLYENSEIIDKSPAI, encoded by the coding sequence ATGGCGACCCCGCCCTATACTCCTGCTCACCTGGTAAACAGCGAAAAGCCTGTAACTGAACGCTGGTACATCGTTTTTTGGGTGTGGGATGCACTTAAGCAAAAGAAAGTTCGCAAAAGATGCTACAAGGTCAACCTGAAAAAAACCAAAATGGAGCGCCTGGCTTACGCAAAAACACGTATTGCCGGTATCAATAAACTGCTTGCGGAGGGTTACCATAGCAACCCGAAATTACTCCGGGAAAAAAAAGCGGCACTTTATGCGGATCGCACAAAAGATTATTCGATCTATGATGCCTTTAAATACATCCTGCCGGTTGTAAAGAACTCAAAACGGCCGGCTACATTTAACAGCTATAATTCCTGCACGAACTTATTTCTTGAATTTTGCGAGCTGGCCGGATGGACTGGATGGAAGCTGCGTACCCTTGAAAAAGTTGACATTATATCATTCCTGGACTATGTACAAGCGCCGAAAGAGGGCAAAGCCGGTGTTTCTAATGCCAGCCGCAATAAATATCTTAGCTACCTGGCTGCTATGTTTACCATGCTGCAGGAACGGGGTGCCCTGGACAAAAACGTTTGTCACGGTATCAAGTTCCTGAAAGAAGAAACGGGCGGCAATATTGCGTACACTCCCGAACAAATAGAGGTACTTAAAGCTGCTATAAACGAACAAAATCCCAGGCTTTGGCTATTTGTCTCGTTTATGCTTTACGGGTTCATCAGGCCCGCAGAAATAGGCCGTTTACAGGTACGTATGATCAACCTTAAGACAAAGGAGATTAAACTACCCGGTACCATCACCAAAAACGGGAAGCCGCGTACTGTAACCATTTCGCCACACTTCGCCGAATACATCAGCTCTATGAGCCTGGAGCTTTACCGGCCGGATCACTACGTTTTTGGTATTAACCTGGTTACCGGCGCTATACCCATCCAAAAGAATTACGCAAACCTCTCACATTCAAAAATTGCCCGTAAGCTGGGGTTTGGAAAAGAATACACGTTATACAGCTGGAAACATACCGGCGTGGTGCTGCATTATAAAGCGGGGATTGATATTAAGACCTTGCAAAAGCAGATCGGGCACCAATCGCTACACGAGACCGATATATATTTGAAATCGCTTGACCTGTACGAAAATTCGGAGATCATTGATAAAAGCCCGGCGATTTAA
- a CDS encoding GIY-YIG nuclease family protein, with translation MKVFRYHPPYKPSGRTSFPETAKRSGVYLIKENDKLVYIGVSLTDLYKTLYRHFQTWNDINYRTQKVKPPSDRVTYKNRMKRNRYTVRIVFCPPGQAARLERALIIKYQPRDNDVKYSQYTLTLADTKCIKEYDFEPVEQECPF, from the coding sequence GTGAAAGTTTTCCGCTACCATCCGCCATATAAGCCGAGCGGCCGTACATCATTCCCCGAGACCGCAAAACGGTCCGGGGTTTATCTTATCAAGGAAAATGATAAGTTGGTATACATCGGCGTATCATTAACAGATCTCTATAAAACGCTTTACCGGCATTTTCAAACCTGGAACGATATAAATTACCGCACACAGAAGGTAAAGCCGCCATCCGACCGGGTAACTTACAAAAACCGCATGAAGCGCAACCGGTACACAGTTCGCATCGTGTTTTGTCCACCTGGACAAGCTGCCAGGCTAGAACGCGCACTGATTATAAAGTATCAACCGCGAGACAACGATGTAAAATATTCCCAGTACACGCTTACCCTGGCAGATACAAAGTGCATTAAAGAGTACGATTTTGAACCGGTAGAGCAGGAATGCCCGTTTTAG
- a CDS encoding SGNH/GDSL hydrolase family protein — protein sequence MIRPITDHEYQINGGAWIACSNSNTISNGYGTYTIIDGNLNADIPAGKLKVRVKSISGNPPSAVLVNFTSFSGLVVDNDAQAYLTAAGIQPGQTYTAGNNPEDFPLASDRVIRAVNQMFVELKAAGIYNKLRALYPFLGPTNANNFVNAVNPGTYDLVPTGAFGATFGRYGISFDGASSLKTGIFLSDFGENNISSGLYLIGNGGGFDYGVQYSGTYQYGSSLPNFIWYKWYQQETTGAANRAAISGLNIMNMQAANLSNFYSRGVKLLTSTKNNTPSATFAGKDIWLGNLNSDNAYHAGGCSTSTYGLFFLSTGLTDAESVTMTNIIEKWAFLIGRNKGEIPYNTFQFFGDSITFGQVAAPAYHAWSKAITYYRRATEKNWGVNGTTIVDCNTTAINNLIPKGGNYTKVFLAFSTNDCRNDNLYGTMNIEMFATNYAAVIDKIFAAGYQPDDVAIISGYAMSTTDTDQHPGLAALQDQYIQRVATVAAAKGITRVFNMKAAMFASGGEDFISGIHPNNAGHDFIGSYLNASLGPF from the coding sequence ATGATCAGACCAATTACAGATCACGAATATCAAATTAACGGCGGCGCCTGGATCGCCTGTAGTAACAGCAATACAATAAGCAACGGTTACGGCACATACACCATTATCGATGGCAACCTGAATGCTGATATTCCGGCCGGTAAGTTAAAAGTTCGTGTAAAGTCAATTAGCGGCAATCCGCCAAGCGCTGTACTTGTAAATTTTACTTCTTTTTCGGGTTTAGTAGTTGACAATGATGCTCAGGCATACTTAACAGCAGCAGGCATACAGCCAGGCCAAACATACACAGCGGGTAACAACCCTGAAGATTTTCCTTTGGCATCTGATAGGGTAATCCGTGCCGTTAATCAAATGTTTGTTGAACTAAAGGCGGCAGGCATCTATAATAAGCTTAGGGCGCTATATCCGTTTTTGGGGCCTACCAACGCGAATAACTTTGTTAATGCTGTAAACCCCGGCACATACGACCTGGTGCCGACCGGTGCTTTTGGTGCAACGTTCGGCCGTTATGGTATCTCTTTCGATGGTGCTAGCAGTCTAAAAACAGGTATTTTTTTAAGTGATTTTGGTGAGAACAATATCAGTTCCGGATTATACCTTATTGGTAACGGAGGCGGGTTTGACTATGGTGTACAGTACTCCGGCACATATCAATATGGCAGTTCTCTACCCAATTTCATTTGGTACAAATGGTACCAGCAGGAAACGACCGGCGCGGCGAACCGTGCCGCAATTTCGGGCCTTAATATCATGAACATGCAGGCCGCAAACTTATCGAATTTCTATTCGAGAGGGGTAAAGCTGCTTACATCCACAAAAAATAATACGCCGAGTGCCACCTTTGCAGGTAAGGACATTTGGCTAGGCAACTTAAACAGTGATAACGCCTATCATGCAGGTGGTTGCAGTACATCTACTTACGGTTTGTTTTTTCTGTCTACTGGCTTAACAGATGCCGAAAGCGTGACCATGACTAATATAATTGAAAAATGGGCATTCTTGATCGGCAGAAATAAAGGCGAGATTCCTTATAACACTTTCCAGTTTTTTGGGGATAGCATCACGTTTGGGCAAGTTGCTGCTCCGGCATATCATGCCTGGTCAAAAGCGATAACCTATTACCGCCGCGCCACTGAAAAGAATTGGGGCGTAAACGGTACTACGATAGTTGATTGTAATACAACGGCTATAAACAACCTCATACCAAAAGGCGGCAATTATACCAAAGTCTTTTTAGCATTTAGTACAAATGATTGCCGTAACGATAACCTGTACGGCACTATGAACATCGAAATGTTTGCTACAAACTACGCGGCCGTTATCGATAAGATATTTGCGGCCGGTTATCAGCCCGATGATGTGGCAATAATATCGGGCTACGCTATGAGTACAACCGATACCGACCAGCATCCGGGCTTAGCCGCGCTGCAAGATCAATACATCCAACGAGTGGCTACCGTAGCCGCAGCCAAAGGTATAACAAGGGTGTTTAATATGAAAGCAGCCATGTTCGCCAGTGGGGGAGAGGATTTTATCAGCGGCATCCACCCTAATAATGCCGGTCACGATTTTATCGGTAGTTACCTCAACGCCTCATTGGGGCCATTTTAA
- a CDS encoding DUF5977 domain-containing protein, whose product MSKNTGTLVAAPIRPNDSADQYPAAYQSEIKGGHHTRATIADRDAIGAWLREAGMYCYVIADQSTYRLKNDLVTWELVGGNGDGEGDNDAVQLISGNFGVWTKLGAYHAAIVDQMGLSFKTDLSSFPTRAITYVQGQFALDAAFAGTTITLGTIPANNRPKAQLKKYLITGNIEMFLVIETTGAVKIVSKDGFNLPVNNGAEPYYLDAFYNPDVTLGEIVTYTAIRSADFTRNDCGVGYAGTVVSFSKTYQSTTDQATADNMAANDPAFDNDGQAYANSTGSCTIVPTSFIITNFYSKPVKVTLANGQVYSVNYNQSRTFNAPGVTRFEVNIGNIGETENWWLYDPSDSTMQNGTITSGIPIQIPIYNGQTFVLSANEPFYY is encoded by the coding sequence ATGTCAAAGAATACAGGAACGTTAGTTGCAGCGCCTATAAGGCCCAATGATAGCGCAGATCAGTACCCGGCAGCATATCAAAGTGAGATTAAGGGCGGGCACCACACCCGCGCTACCATTGCCGATAGGGATGCTATAGGAGCCTGGCTTAGAGAGGCCGGCATGTATTGCTATGTTATTGCCGACCAAAGCACTTACAGGCTAAAAAACGACCTGGTAACCTGGGAGCTTGTAGGCGGTAACGGTGATGGCGAGGGCGATAATGATGCCGTACAGCTAATATCCGGCAATTTTGGTGTATGGACAAAATTAGGCGCTTACCACGCCGCTATTGTTGACCAAATGGGGTTATCGTTTAAAACGGATCTTTCTTCATTCCCTACCAGGGCGATAACTTACGTGCAGGGGCAATTTGCCCTTGATGCTGCTTTTGCCGGCACGACAATTACCCTGGGAACGATCCCTGCCAACAACCGCCCGAAAGCTCAGCTAAAAAAATATTTGATCACCGGCAACATAGAAATGTTCTTAGTGATCGAGACAACAGGAGCGGTTAAGATCGTGAGTAAAGATGGGTTCAACCTGCCAGTAAACAACGGAGCAGAGCCTTATTATTTAGATGCTTTCTACAATCCTGATGTTACCCTGGGTGAGATTGTAACCTATACAGCTATAAGATCAGCGGATTTTACTCGGAACGATTGCGGAGTAGGTTATGCCGGCACGGTAGTGTCATTCTCTAAAACGTATCAAAGTACAACTGATCAGGCCACAGCTGATAACATGGCAGCTAATGATCCGGCCTTTGACAACGACGGACAAGCTTACGCCAACTCAACCGGATCATGTACTATAGTGCCCACAAGCTTTATCATAACTAATTTTTACAGCAAGCCCGTAAAGGTTACCCTTGCCAATGGCCAGGTATATAGTGTTAACTATAATCAGAGCAGAACCTTTAATGCACCAGGTGTAACCCGATTTGAAGTAAACATAGGTAACATCGGTGAAACTGAAAATTGGTGGCTCTATGATCCCTCTGATAGCACCATGCAAAACGGTACCATTACAAGTGGTATACCTATCCAAATTCCAATCTATAACGGCCAAACATTCGTGCTTTCGGCAAACGAACCCTTTTACTATTAA
- a CDS encoding glucosaminidase domain-containing protein, producing MSAIAKTFAEQIAPDVVTACVNTGVFPSVVIAQAIQESAAGQSKQARFFNNLFGHSATKSTGKQTVKGGRFWRFYDSVSEAIQSHINLLKRPLYRLKGVTSAKSPYEQVLAIQKTGYNAGPDRDVYAKKLAAIIKAYNLERYDREMQRIEQEKNTNGLAYAAQPGITLALQNLFG from the coding sequence ATGTCAGCCATAGCAAAAACTTTCGCAGAACAAATCGCGCCTGATGTAGTAACTGCTTGTGTAAACACCGGCGTATTTCCATCGGTAGTAATTGCCCAGGCCATTCAGGAGAGCGCGGCCGGCCAATCTAAACAGGCCCGTTTCTTTAACAACTTGTTTGGGCATTCGGCCACAAAAAGTACCGGCAAGCAAACTGTAAAAGGCGGTAGGTTTTGGCGCTTTTATGATAGTGTGAGCGAAGCCATTCAGTCACACATTAACTTACTAAAACGCCCGCTTTACAGGCTTAAGGGTGTCACCTCTGCAAAAAGTCCTTATGAGCAGGTATTAGCCATACAAAAAACCGGTTACAATGCCGGGCCTGATCGCGACGTATACGCCAAAAAATTAGCCGCGATCATCAAAGCTTACAACCTGGAGCGGTACGATAGAGAGATGCAACGCATCGAACAGGAAAAAAATACTAACGGCCTGGCTTATGCAGCTCAACCAGGTATCACCCTAGCATTACAAAATTTATTCGGATAA
- a CDS encoding glycoside hydrolase family 73 protein: MDGQRLKYIKSIAADAVEAAAGTNLFPSVMIAQAALESGNGVSVLAKKYNNHFGIKASAGWTGAIAYLPTTEYIRNVATKVKGAFRSYSSLIDGFVDRINFLKKNSRYTKAGVFTAASPEAQAKALQAAGYATDPQYATKIVGIINSYNLKQYDTAQPEPIKKKA; encoded by the coding sequence ATGGACGGTCAGCGCCTAAAATACATCAAGTCAATTGCCGCCGATGCTGTAGAAGCAGCGGCCGGCACAAACTTGTTTCCATCGGTGATGATTGCCCAGGCAGCGCTAGAAAGTGGCAACGGTGTAAGTGTGCTAGCTAAGAAGTACAATAATCACTTTGGTATTAAAGCCTCAGCCGGTTGGACTGGCGCGATAGCTTACCTGCCAACTACCGAGTATATCAGAAACGTAGCTACTAAAGTAAAAGGTGCTTTCAGGTCGTACAGCTCGTTAATTGATGGCTTTGTAGACCGCATCAACTTTTTAAAAAAGAACAGCAGGTATACTAAGGCCGGAGTATTTACGGCCGCAAGCCCGGAAGCGCAGGCAAAAGCACTGCAGGCCGCAGGTTATGCCACCGATCCGCAGTACGCAACCAAGATTGTAGGTATAATCAATAGCTACAACCTTAAGCAGTACGATACAGCCCAGCCCGAACCAATTAAAAAAAAAGCCTAA